From one Dermacentor silvarum isolate Dsil-2018 chromosome 3, BIME_Dsil_1.4, whole genome shotgun sequence genomic stretch:
- the LOC125944377 gene encoding uncharacterized protein LOC125944377, with protein sequence MAWTYPARRNIIIALLLQRLRRKRRRSLYIREIFDKRPWYGEYHHLVQELRHNDPEYHFKYFRMTKTSFDKLLGLVYERILHPPTHRRPISPAERLAVTLRFLATGGSMQDIAISYRIHASTVAGILKETLPAIWDCLKPVVLGCPSEREWEKIREDYEDKWNFPNTIGSIDGKHFAIKCPDNSGSDCFNYKGYHSLLMLAVVDANYRFIMVDIGAQGRLSDGSFFGKSNLKRAIEERTLGLPSGVSRWPVCLVGDAAFPLQTYLMRPYPGRKLEERKKVFNYRLSRARRCVENAFGILVSRWRVFLGTVEGEPELLTCMIKAAVVLHNFLMADNAYCPDNYGDRPCEETVQDGEWRRMVAQIGCSAPPSNQRPTSAAMAMRDEIADYFISAEGSLPWQLSVVRRS encoded by the exons ATGGCGTGGACATACCCAGCGCGAAGAAATATAATCATCGCCTTGCTGCTGCAGCGCTTGCGCCGCAAGAGGAGGCGGTCACTGTACATAAGAGAAATATTTGACAAACGTCCGTGGTACGGTGAGTACCATCACCTCGTCCAGGAGCTTCGACACAATGATCCGGAATACCATTTCAAGTATTTCAG GATGACGAAGACTTCATTCGATAAGCTATTGGGCCTCGTCTACGAGAGAATCCTGCATCCACCAACGCATAGGAGGCCCATCTCTCCAGCAGAAAGACTTGCAGTTACACTGAG ATTCCTGGCTACTGGAGGATCGATGCAGGACATCGCAATCAGCTATAGAATTCATGCTTCCACCGTGGCAGGGATCCTAAAGGAGACTCTTCCAGCAATCTGGGATTGCCTGAAGCCTGTTGTTCTGGGGTGCCCAAGTGAGAGAGAGTGGGAAAAAATAAGAGAAGATTATGAAGACAAGTGGAATTTCCCAAATACGATAGGAAGTATTGACGGCAAACACTTCGCTATCAAATGCCCAGACAACAGTGGGTCAGACTGTTTCAATTATAAGGGGTACCACTCATTACTAATGCTTGCTGTTGTAGATGCGAATTATCGCTTTATTATGGTCGACATAGGAGCCCAAGGTCGGCTTTCAGACGGCTCGTTCTTCGGAAAGAGCAACCTCAAGAGAGCCATAGAAGAGAGAACCCTGGGACTCCCTTCAGGAGTTTCTAGGTGGCCGGTTTGTTTGGTTGGGGATGCAGCATTCCCTTTGCAAACTTATTTGATGCGCCCTTACCCTGGGAGAAagttagaagaaagaaaaaaggtttTCAATTATCGCCTCTCAAGAGCCCGAAGATGCGTTGAAAATGCCTTTGGCATCTTAGTTTCGAGATGGCGAGTGTTTTTGGGTACAGTGGAGGGTGAGCCAGAGCTCCTAACCTGTATGATAAAAGCAGCGGTGGTCCTTCACAATTTCCTGATGGCTGACAATGCATACTGTCCTGATAATTATGGGGACAGGCCATGTGAGGAGACTGTGCAGGATGGAGAGTGGCGGCGCATGGTTGCCCAAATTGGTTGCAGTGCACCACCATCAAACCAGCGGCCTACCTCAGCTGCCATGGCGATGAGGGATGAAATTGCAGACTACTTCATTTCTGCTGAAGGCTCATTGCCATGGCAGCTAAGTGTTGTCAGGAGGAGCTGA